The Methanobacteriaceae archaeon genome contains a region encoding:
- a CDS encoding TatD family hydrolase — protein sequence MIDAHIHADCRPYEDFEMMAVAGIESALTLAHDPLRMSTSAVVLDHFYRIIENDLKRAESSGLTLKAALGLHPRSICQDYKLVLRKLPWFLEMDEVAALGEIGLETASELEKEVFKTQLQMAEEMGIKVVVHTPRRNKREITIKTLSIIEDNIDPSRVVVDHVDPSIIDLMGNFGGMLGITVQPQKMTPTEAVQLLEASISDYGPERFIIDSDMSSSPSDPLSVPKTVHRMKLAGWSDSKIKLLCHKNAAAFFGF from the coding sequence ATGATAGATGCACATATACACGCTGATTGCAGGCCATATGAAGATTTTGAGATGATGGCGGTGGCTGGAATTGAATCAGCCCTCACCTTAGCCCATGATCCCTTGAGGATGAGCACTTCTGCAGTAGTGCTGGATCATTTCTACCGTATTATTGAAAACGATTTAAAGCGGGCTGAAAGCAGTGGTTTAACCCTTAAAGCAGCATTAGGACTTCACCCTCGAAGTATTTGTCAGGATTATAAACTGGTACTTCGAAAACTTCCCTGGTTTCTGGAAATGGATGAAGTGGCTGCCCTGGGAGAGATTGGTCTTGAAACTGCATCTGAACTTGAAAAAGAGGTTTTCAAAACTCAGCTTCAGATGGCTGAGGAAATGGGAATAAAAGTGGTAGTTCATACACCCAGACGTAATAAAAGAGAAATAACCATAAAAACCCTTTCTATAATTGAAGATAATATCGATCCATCAAGGGTGGTGGTGGATCATGTGGATCCATCTATTATTGATCTTATGGGAAACTTTGGTGGGATGCTAGGGATCACTGTCCAGCCACAGAAAATGACCCCCACCGAAGCAGTCCAACTTTTAGAAGCAAGCATTTCTGATTATGGGCCTGAGAGGTTTATTATAGATAGTGATATGAGTTCTTCACCTTCTGACCCATTATCTGTTCCCAAAACAGTGCATAGAATGAAACTGGCTGGTTGGTCTGATAGTAAAATTAAACTTTTATGCCACAAAAATGCCGCAGCCTTTTTTGGTTTTTAA
- a CDS encoding dCTP deaminase yields MAILSDRDIKKYLEEGKISIDPLEDPGRQIQPSSVDLRIGNEFKGFRIIRKPCIDPLDKSDLESYMESFHLEQGDAFIIHPGEFALATTYEAVKLPDDLVARVEGRSSMGRLGITMHVTAGYIDPGFEGKITLEISNIGKMPVALYTGQRVCQIVFETMTSPSERPYGHPERDSKYMGQDRPVTSKIKHDYEIRDRKQTKLL; encoded by the coding sequence ATGGCTATTCTAAGTGACCGTGACATCAAGAAATACTTGGAAGAAGGGAAAATTTCCATTGACCCATTGGAAGACCCTGGAAGACAGATCCAACCATCATCAGTAGATCTAAGAATTGGTAATGAATTTAAGGGTTTCCGTATTATCCGTAAACCATGTATTGATCCTTTAGATAAATCAGATCTGGAATCATACATGGAGTCATTTCACTTAGAACAGGGGGATGCATTCATCATCCACCCGGGGGAATTTGCTCTGGCCACCACCTATGAAGCAGTTAAACTCCCTGACGACCTGGTGGCACGTGTGGAGGGGCGTTCATCCATGGGACGGTTGGGTATCACCATGCATGTGACTGCGGGTTACATTGACCCGGGGTTCGAGGGGAAGATCACCCTGGAGATATCCAACATAGGTAAAATGCCAGTAGCTTTATACACTGGTCAGAGAGTATGTCAAATCGTGTTCGAAACCATGACCAGCCCATCCGAGCGACCCTACGGCCATCCTGAGAGAGATAGTAAGTATATGGGCCAGGATAGGCCAGTTACCAGTAAAATAAAACATGATTACGAGATAAGGGATCGTAAACAGACAAAATTGCTCTAA
- the glyS gene encoding glycine--tRNA ligase translates to MKNEDVMNISKKRGFLWSSFEIYSGVAGFFDYGPLGAILKNKIMNKWRDFYLVGEGFYEIESPTIMPEEALKASGHVDHFNDPMTECKECLEVFRADHIIKDAIGEEVEGLENQELTEILSREQIRCPRCGGHLTHIWSYNLMFQTLIGAKGKKTGYMRPETAQGIFIPFKRLLRFYRGKLPFGVVQLGKAYRNEISPRQGVIRLREFTQAEAEIFVNPEDKSHPRFLDVADQILTLYPADIQEKGGEPIKLTAREAVEKGVVSSEILTYQLCLADRFMEELGIPSDMIRFRQHLKTEMAHYAIDCWDVEVHTDRYGWIEVIGIADRTDFDLKSHSQYSTEDLRVFIEYPEPKTITQLEAKPDMKKFGPLFKGDAPKIMVALKETEPETIKEAFEKENVYKMELDGATYQLTPDLLSFEEVEETIRGEKIYPHVIEPSYGIDRITYSVLLHSFAKEDDRNIFHFPPDIAPVGVNVFPLVNKDDLVLASEHIMNDLRGEGVIAEVDTSGTIGRRYARSDEIGTPFVITVDHQTLEDSTVTIRERDSQKQVRLPVTEIPETMNGLLNKKINFNDLEAI, encoded by the coding sequence ATGAAAAATGAGGATGTAATGAATATTTCCAAGAAACGAGGATTTTTATGGTCATCATTCGAGATCTATTCTGGAGTTGCTGGATTTTTTGATTACGGTCCTTTAGGTGCTATTTTAAAAAATAAAATAATGAACAAATGGCGTGATTTTTATCTTGTTGGTGAAGGTTTTTATGAAATAGAATCCCCCACCATCATGCCAGAAGAAGCTCTTAAAGCCTCCGGACATGTTGATCACTTCAATGATCCCATGACTGAATGTAAGGAATGTTTAGAGGTGTTCAGAGCTGATCACATTATTAAAGATGCTATTGGGGAAGAAGTTGAGGGTCTGGAAAATCAGGAACTCACAGAAATTTTATCCAGAGAACAAATTCGCTGCCCCCGCTGCGGAGGTCATTTAACCCACATCTGGAGTTATAACCTTATGTTCCAGACTCTTATTGGTGCAAAGGGTAAAAAAACAGGTTATATGCGTCCTGAAACGGCTCAGGGAATATTTATCCCATTCAAGAGGTTGTTAAGATTTTATCGTGGGAAACTTCCATTTGGTGTGGTGCAACTGGGCAAAGCTTACCGGAATGAGATTTCACCACGTCAGGGTGTTATAAGGCTACGGGAGTTCACTCAAGCAGAAGCTGAAATCTTTGTCAATCCTGAAGATAAGAGCCATCCCCGTTTTTTGGATGTGGCAGACCAAATTCTTACTTTATACCCTGCAGATATTCAGGAAAAGGGTGGAGAACCTATCAAACTCACCGCCAGGGAGGCAGTTGAAAAAGGTGTGGTTTCCAGTGAAATCCTGACCTACCAGTTATGTCTGGCAGACAGGTTCATGGAAGAACTTGGAATACCCTCAGATATGATAAGGTTCCGTCAGCATCTTAAAACTGAGATGGCCCACTATGCCATTGACTGCTGGGATGTGGAAGTACATACTGACCGTTATGGCTGGATAGAAGTTATAGGGATTGCTGACCGTACCGATTTCGACCTTAAATCCCATAGCCAGTACAGTACTGAAGACCTGCGAGTATTCATAGAATACCCTGAACCTAAAACCATCACCCAGTTAGAGGCTAAACCTGACATGAAAAAATTCGGACCTTTATTCAAGGGTGATGCCCCTAAAATAATGGTTGCACTTAAAGAAACAGAACCTGAAACCATAAAAGAAGCATTTGAAAAAGAAAATGTTTATAAAATGGAATTAGATGGAGCAACATACCAGCTAACACCTGACCTCTTATCCTTTGAAGAAGTGGAAGAAACTATCAGGGGAGAAAAGATATATCCTCATGTTATTGAACCTTCTTACGGTATTGACCGTATAACCTATTCTGTACTTCTTCACTCCTTTGCAAAGGAAGATGACAGGAATATTTTCCATTTCCCTCCAGATATTGCTCCTGTGGGAGTAAATGTGTTCCCTCTGGTGAATAAAGATGATCTGGTGCTTGCTTCAGAACATATAATGAATGATCTACGAGGTGAAGGTGTAATAGCAGAAGTGGATACTTCTGGAACCATTGGTCGTAGGTATGCTCGTTCTGATGAGATTGGTACGCCATTTGTCATAACTGTGGACCATCAAACATTAGAAGACAGTACCGTGACTATCAGAGAAAGAGATTCTCAAAAACAAGTCCGTTTACCTGTAACTGAAATTCCAGAAACAATGAACGGCCTTCTAAATAAGAAAATTAATTTCAATGATCTTGAAGCAATTTAA
- a CDS encoding TrmJ/YjtD family RNA methyltransferase: protein MIYVVFVEPETPGNIGFLARTMKNFGLEHLVLINPCKLEHEAYYQSMHARNIIYNHQEYDSLHEFLENERIDFAVGSTGTAGGSYNIPRIAVTPENLAQSLKVKGKIALIFGREGNGLTNHELELCDVVVSIPTHESYPILNITHAAAIIFYEIFRTQKDYPVEDLDEASLEEKQGLIDYVDDVLDKLDYPPHKKKNASTVFRRILGRAFISGREAHTLKGMFRRIRDRM from the coding sequence ATGATTTATGTGGTATTTGTGGAGCCAGAAACTCCGGGCAATATAGGCTTTCTTGCCAGAACCATGAAAAATTTCGGTTTGGAGCATTTAGTTCTAATTAATCCCTGCAAACTGGAACATGAAGCCTATTATCAATCCATGCATGCTCGTAACATCATATACAACCACCAGGAGTATGATTCACTACATGAATTTCTGGAAAATGAACGAATAGATTTTGCAGTGGGAAGTACAGGGACTGCTGGAGGAAGTTATAATATTCCCCGTATTGCGGTTACCCCTGAAAATTTAGCCCAATCCTTAAAGGTCAAAGGGAAAATTGCCCTCATATTCGGAAGAGAAGGAAATGGTCTCACTAATCATGAACTTGAACTCTGTGACGTGGTGGTTTCCATTCCCACTCATGAATCTTACCCCATACTTAACATTACACACGCAGCAGCCATAATTTTCTATGAAATATTTAGAACTCAGAAAGATTATCCGGTGGAAGATTTGGATGAAGCATCTTTAGAGGAGAAACAGGGTTTAATTGATTATGTGGATGATGTGCTGGATAAACTGGATTATCCACCCCATAAAAAGAAGAATGCATCAACTGTATTCAGAAGAATTTTGGGAAGAGCATTTATATCTGGAAGAGAAGCTCATACACTCAAAGGGATGTTTCGGAGAATAAGAGATAGAATGTAA